The Mycolicibacterium fluoranthenivorans genomic interval CGGAGTGATCCCGCTGGCATCAACCTGCGGGTAAGGCTTGCGTCGGCCCGGGGGGTGCGGGTTGGCTGCCAGTGAGCGTGTATACGATTCGACTACCTAACTACTTGGAGGATGACACTGTGAGCGCAGGTCGGCTGTTTACCAGCGAGTCGGTCACCGAAGGACACCCCGACAAGATCTGTGACGCCATCAGCGATTCGATCCTCGACGCGTTGCTGGCCGTCGATCCCAAGTCGCGCGTGGCGGTCGAGACGGCCGTCACCACCGGCCAGGTGCATGTCATCGGTGAGGTGACCACCTCGGCCAAAGAGGCGTTCGCCGATATCAACAACATCGTGCGCGAACGCATCCTGGAGATCGGCTACGACTCTTCGGAGAAGGGCTTCGACGGCGCGACCGCCGGCGTCAACATCGGTATCGGCCGCCAGTCGCCCGATATCGCCCAGGGCGTCGACACCGCACACGAGACCCGCGTCGAGGGTGCCGGCGATCCGTTGGACCTGCAGGGTGCCGGCGATCAGGGCCTGATGTTCGGCTACGCCATCAAGGACACCCCGGAGCTCATGCCGCTGCCCATCGCGCTGGCACACCGGTTGGCCCGTCGGCTCACCGAGGTCCGCAAGAGCGGAGTGCTGGACTACCTGCGCCCCGACGGCAAGACCCAGGTCACCGTGCAGTACGACGGCACCACCCCGGTGCGACTGGACACCGTCGTGCTGTCCACCCAGCACGCCGCCGGTA includes:
- the metK gene encoding methionine adenosyltransferase, encoding MSAGRLFTSESVTEGHPDKICDAISDSILDALLAVDPKSRVAVETAVTTGQVHVIGEVTTSAKEAFADINNIVRERILEIGYDSSEKGFDGATAGVNIGIGRQSPDIAQGVDTAHETRVEGAGDPLDLQGAGDQGLMFGYAIKDTPELMPLPIALAHRLARRLTEVRKSGVLDYLRPDGKTQVTVQYDGTTPVRLDTVVLSTQHAAGIDLDNTLAPDIREKVVNTVLADLDHDTLDTSDFRLLVNPTGKFVLGGPMGDAGLTGRKIIVDTYGGWARHGGGAFSGKDPSKVDRSAAYAMRWVAKNVVAAGLAERVEVQVAYAIGKAAPVGLFVETFGSETVDPARIEKAITAVFDLRPGAIVRDLDLLRPIYAPTAAYGHFGRTDIELPWEQLNKVEELQASV